From a region of the Triticum aestivum cultivar Chinese Spring chromosome 7D, IWGSC CS RefSeq v2.1, whole genome shotgun sequence genome:
- the LOC123166300 gene encoding uncharacterized protein isoform X1 → MSNPTPDLSSLTHDTCCAAAAVVSFGTHLLTAHSSAAPSERCLRLRLAVDNLLLVSSVGKVQQGSSLSRAATSSISRSVAHYTQKHVSDFSGVRGRTAAPRSRSGRRYARTSGQFQLGSLGWEGLRAGQRMHTGKRGKIEEPYSLSILLYGAESKKLIYLHLNLLAIKLLLHLRVKMCRKMDQRPPPHRHIDIVLAPLIFFLSESLNPSEELKSK, encoded by the exons ATGTCTAATCCCACCCCCGATCTCTCCTCTCTCACCCACGACACatgttgcgccgccgccgccgttgtttCGTTCGGCACGCACCTCCTCACGGCGCACTCCTCGGCCGCCCCGTCGGAACGCTGCCTCCGTCTCCGTCTAGCCGTCGATAACCTCCTTCTTGTATCTTCCGTCGGAAAGGTGCAACAGGGATCATCTCTTTCTCGGGCGGCCACGAGCTCCATCTCCAGATCGGTGGCACACTACACCCAGAAGCATGTATCCGATTTTTCTGGAGTCCGTGGGCGAACCGCCGCTCCACGCTCCAGATCTGGCCGGAGGTACGCGCGGACGTCGGGGCAGTTTCAGTTGGGGAGTCTCGGTTGGGAGGGGCTCAGGGCAG GCCAGCGAATGCATACAGGGAAAAGAGGGAAAATTGAAGAGCCATATTCTCTGTCCATTTTGCTCTATGGTGCTGAAAGCAAAAAATTGATTTACTTACATCTG AATCTTTTAGCCATCAAATTATTGTTGCACTTGCGAGTCAAAATGTGCAGAAAGATGGATCAAAGGCCACCACCGCATCGACACATTGACATTGTTCTTGCTCCTCtcattttctttctttctgaaTCCCTCAATCCATCAGAGGAGCTCAAGTCCAAGTAG
- the LOC123166300 gene encoding uncharacterized protein isoform X3, whose protein sequence is MSNPTPDLSSLTHDTCCAAAAVVSFGTHLLTAHSSAAPSERCLRLRLAVDNLLLVSSVGKVQQGSSLSRAATSSISRSVAHYTQKHVSDFSGVRGRTAAPRSRSGRRYARTSGQFQLGSLGWEGLRAESFSHQIIVALASQNVQKDGSKATTASTH, encoded by the exons ATGTCTAATCCCACCCCCGATCTCTCCTCTCTCACCCACGACACatgttgcgccgccgccgccgttgtttCGTTCGGCACGCACCTCCTCACGGCGCACTCCTCGGCCGCCCCGTCGGAACGCTGCCTCCGTCTCCGTCTAGCCGTCGATAACCTCCTTCTTGTATCTTCCGTCGGAAAGGTGCAACAGGGATCATCTCTTTCTCGGGCGGCCACGAGCTCCATCTCCAGATCGGTGGCACACTACACCCAGAAGCATGTATCCGATTTTTCTGGAGTCCGTGGGCGAACCGCCGCTCCACGCTCCAGATCTGGCCGGAGGTACGCGCGGACGTCGGGGCAGTTTCAGTTGGGGAGTCTCGGTTGGGAGGGGCTCAGGGCAG AATCTTTTAGCCATCAAATTATTGTTGCACTTGCGAGTCAAAATGTGCAGAAAGATGGATCAAAGGCCACCACCGCATCGACACATTGA
- the LOC123166300 gene encoding uncharacterized protein isoform X2, translating to MSNPTPDLSSLTHDTCCAAAAVVSFGTHLLTAHSSAAPSERCLRLRLAVDNLLLVSSVGKVQQGSSLSRAATSSISRSVAHYTQKHVSDFSGVRGRTAAPRSRSGRRYARTSGQFQLGSLGWEGLRAGQRMHTGKRGKIEEPYSLSILLYESFSHQIIVALASQNVQKDGSKATTASTH from the exons ATGTCTAATCCCACCCCCGATCTCTCCTCTCTCACCCACGACACatgttgcgccgccgccgccgttgtttCGTTCGGCACGCACCTCCTCACGGCGCACTCCTCGGCCGCCCCGTCGGAACGCTGCCTCCGTCTCCGTCTAGCCGTCGATAACCTCCTTCTTGTATCTTCCGTCGGAAAGGTGCAACAGGGATCATCTCTTTCTCGGGCGGCCACGAGCTCCATCTCCAGATCGGTGGCACACTACACCCAGAAGCATGTATCCGATTTTTCTGGAGTCCGTGGGCGAACCGCCGCTCCACGCTCCAGATCTGGCCGGAGGTACGCGCGGACGTCGGGGCAGTTTCAGTTGGGGAGTCTCGGTTGGGAGGGGCTCAGGGCAG GCCAGCGAATGCATACAGGGAAAAGAGGGAAAATTGAAGAGCCATATTCTCTGTCCATTTTGCTCTATG AATCTTTTAGCCATCAAATTATTGTTGCACTTGCGAGTCAAAATGTGCAGAAAGATGGATCAAAGGCCACCACCGCATCGACACATTGA